The DNA segment ACATCAATGGATTCAGCATATATCATAGCAAGAGAACCTTCAAAATTTAAAAGACGTGACATTCTTGGTTCATTTCGCTCATATATGGGATATTTGCCAGGTACATGATATGGATACACTCTAAACACTTCCTCATGCAAATCAAACGATAGTAACTCGTAAAAGCCTTCGAAATACAATACCCCGTGGGTTTGAGGAAGAAAAACACCCACCTCTCCAGATGGATAAAACTTAAAAAACTTTATTGATTCAGGAATCTCGATCTCTTTCCAAGAATCCTCATTGGCTGAATACATCTCCACATGTACCGAATAAACAAAATCACGTGTCTTGTAACGAGCATACGCAGTGTACAAAACAATCCTAACAATCTTGTAATCATTACAAAAACCATCATAACCAAACCCTAGCTTAAACGAACAAAAGTGAAATGTTCTGGCAACTGGAGTTGGCTTAAATTTAGGAGTAGGTAGTATCTTAAATTTCCTAATCATCGGATTCCACAAATAAATAGTATCACATTCGAGATTGGCGAGACAAACAAGACCATTACAACACAATACGGAACCAGTCACAACAGTGAAATGTTCTGGCAACTGGAGGTGGCTTGATGTTTTATGATCAGTATCAATGTAAAACTGGTCTCCCAAAAGTTTGAGTATCGACAAGGGTTGTCGTTTCCGGGATTCAATCAAGTGAGTTTCGACGAATTGTGGGTTTAATATAAGAGATAGCCAGGATTTGCAAACTGATTTGCAGCGAAGGAGGGTTACAACAGGCAGTAAGACAAATATTTTGAGCATGAGTTCTTCAGGGAGTAATTCGATACCATACCTCTtcttgctgttgctgctgctttTCTTGCTACTCTCGCTGCTGCTGCTGATTCTTGCCATCTTCCAAACCCTGATTTTGTTGTGTAAATTTGTGAATTTGATAAATGTGCCAACTGTGCTGGTGACGGGT comes from the Apium graveolens cultivar Ventura unplaced genomic scaffold, ASM990537v1 ctg6215, whole genome shotgun sequence genome and includes:
- the LOC141703097 gene encoding F-box protein At4g22390-like is translated as MARISSSSESSKKSSSNSKKRYGIELLPEELMLKIFVLLPVVTLLRCKSVCKSWLSLILNPQFVETHLIESRKRQPLSILKLLGDQFYIDTDHKTSSHLQLPEHFTVVTGSVLCCNGLVCLANLECDTIYLWNPMIRKFKILPTPKFKPTPVARTFHFCSFKLGFGYDGFCNDYKIVRIVLYTAYARYKTRDFVYSVHVEMYSANEDSWKEIEIPESIKFFKFYPSGEVGVFLPQTHGVLYFEGFYELLSFDLHEEVFRVYPYHVPGKYPIYERNEPRMSRLLNFEGSLAMIYAESIDVGESFYSLWTFDVDCGNVSWTKQFNIENRSEDDLVILYLDDGQFIVVKKKYFGPGSNYYYYTKKLAKKFLPPPGSFICTVAKYSESLVSLEGFEELE